The sequence ATATGAAAGCAAAATGTGCTAAAATAGTGAATATGGAAACTAAAAAAATAAAACTCGCGATTTTTGACATTGATGATACCCTCATCAAACGCGGAAAAGTCAAAATAGAAACAACAGCAGTTCAAGCAATTAACGATCTTAAAGCGAAAGGAATCGAAGTGATGATTGCGACCGGACGTGCTTTTTACTTCATCCATGATGATATCCACGAAACGATTAATCCTGATTACTATGTCACGATTAATGGAGCGTGTGTCTATGATCATAATAAGGATGTAATTTTTAATGTGCCAATGGTGCGCAGTGAGGTCAATGCAATTATTGACTATTGCAATCACCACGATATTGGTTTAGCCATGAAGATGCAGCAGGATATGCGTGTCTATCGAAATCTTGAAATCTTTCAAACGGTTTATATGCAAGGCAGTGAAAAACAAGACATTCTTGTGGATTATTCAGATGCTAAGTCTATCGAAGAAGGTGATGAAGTCCCTATGGGTCTCTTTTTAATGGGTGATGAATCCCTCATCGAAGCCTCAAAAGCGCTATGTCCCGATGGTCATTATGCCAAAGCCTATGCCGATGCCTATGATATATATTCAAACCGTGCTGGTAAAATAGCTGGTATCAAAATTGTATTAGACCGTCTTGGTTTAACATGGGATGAGGTCATCGCATTTGGTGATGCCGCCAATGACCTCACAATGCTTGAAATGGCTGCTATTGGGGTTGCCATGGGTAATGCACCTGAACATGTTAAGGAAGCAGCAGACTATGTCACAACCGATATTTTAGATAACGGCATCTATAACGCAATTCATACATTATTCTAAAACGCCGTACCAGGCGTTTTATTGCTTTCAAGGGGGATCTATGAAACCAACACTTTACACACTTTGCCTGCTCCTTTTATTAAGTGGGTGTCACAAAGAAACAAAACAGTATTCGAAAACCGAAGGGGCAATTGGATCGGATGTCTTAGAAGTAGAACATCTCGAAAACGTGGTCGTACCCGAACTTTTACGGCGCTACCAAAACATCAGTGTGGTTGACACACCGCCCATTGAGGAAGAAATTCTTGATGAGACGGATACAGAAGATGATGCGGATTCGAATTTAGAACAAGCGGATATTTCATCCTATGGCATCAATTATAATTATAATGGCGACAAACCCGATCTTTCTCACCCAATGATTGCAGGTATGCCTAGCAAACTGCGTCAATATTTCTATGCATTTCGTCGTGGCTACCACGAGGTTCCAGAAGGTTCGTATGCGTATGTTATGCCACATGAACCATATATCTATTTACTTCAAGATTGGATGATTATGGATACAGAAAGCATGTATCATGAGATGGCTCATTTATACGGATTTGCTACGGGAGCTCATGATACTTTAGAGTGGGAAGCAATCTATTTGCAAGAATGGCAAGATGGCACCTATGGATCCACAAACACATATGAAGCCTTTGCGGAATCCGTTGCTGGTTATTTTATCACACCGGATCTTTTGGATGGAAAACCACAGTCAAGAGCTTATGTACATCAAATCTTTAAAGATTCCGAAAAACCGATTATCCCTCAAGGTGCTCATTAATCCTTATGAGTAGACACAGTTGTTTTTAAATCAATGCTGAAACGCATAATAGCCTCATTGTTGAATGATAACGAACAGCGTAGGAACTAACATGTTTAAATGTCTTTGAATGCATGACAGTCCTTTATGGACACGAAAAGGAAAGTGAAATGATGGTTGAGGCTAACAACTGTGTCCACTCATAAATGAACTCAAACCAAGATTCACCCTAAAAACATTTTTATTCATCCCAAAACATTTATAATGAAATGAATTGCCTTCTTATTCTTAGAGAAAACCCCTTATCCACATTTATTGGATAAGGGGTTTTATTTTGTATCAAGAGCTATTTACGTCGACAAAACACATCAAACATCAATGTGATTGTTTAGATTTCAGTACCAATTCCCAATTCGCGTGCTTTTTCATAAATCTTATGAGCCACCACAACATCAAGAACTGCAGTTCCTACAGATTTAAAGAATGTAATTTGATCATCTCGTTGACGTCCTTTTGAACCATCAAGTGCTAAGGTACCCATTTCCACAAAATCTTCTTTTGTTTTAAGATTTTGTTCAAGAGCACTCAAGACATCCCCAGCTTCTGCGAAAACGCCATCAAATGTATCAACCACAACAACATCTGCTTTCGCAATCGCTTCAACAGGAACTTCTTTCATTTCAGAAGTATAAGCACCCACACCATTAACGTGAGCACCTGGTTTCACAAGCGAACCGTCAAATACTGGACGTTTTGATGTTGTAACTGCAGTAATAATATCCGCATTTGAAATGGCTGCATCAACATCTTCAACTAAATAAATTTCAGTATTGTATGACGCAAATTTTTCATTCATGCGTGCTACAAATTTTTCCGCAAATTCACGGTTAAGATCCACAACACCCACACGGTCTAAATCACGAACAACAAGCATCGCTTCTAGTTGAGATTCCGCTTGTCCACCTGCTCCAATTAAAACTGCTTCTTTCGCATCCGCACATGCAAGGTAATCCGTTGCCGCACCTTGAACAGCACCCGTTCTTAATTGTGTTAAATATGTACCATCGATCATGGCACAAACTTCACCCGTTTCCCCATCAAGAAGCACCATTTGTGCAGGTACTGCTGGTTTTCCAAGACTTGGATTATTTGGGAACACTGAAACAATTTTAATTCCTGTAGTATTCAACTCTGAAACATAAGCAGGCATAAATAAGTTTTGTCCATTTTTCGCATCAATATTTGTACGAAGGGGTACAGTTGTTCCACCTTCTGTATACATGCGTAACGCTTCTTTATCTGCTTCAATTGCTTCTTTCATTGAAAATATATTTTCGATATCACTTTTACTAATAACTAACATCATAGCCTCCTAGTTTGCTTCTACCAATTTTTTTGATTTAAAGAACTCTTCATAAATCATGCTTGCTCCACTATAAAGTAGAATTCCCGCTACAAGCCATTGTAACATACTTACATCTAACGACTTCACAAGGAAAACCGCAATAAGAACCCCTAATACTCCAAGTGTTGAAGTGAAAAGCGTAATCTTACGGCTATATTCTCCAAATTTAATAAATTGCATACTTCCAACAGGAACTGAGAATGTTGCAGCACCCATCATAATTGGGAATGCAACCCCTGGGTTAAGACCCATTCCATAAACCGTAACCATTGTTAGTGCATAAGAACCAATACCAATATTATTTAAAGCACCAAAGATAAAGATTAAGATTGCAGTCACAACAAGTTTCACGCCATAAAGTCCTGTAGCAGTTCCACCTGATGGAATAATATTCATTTTACCTGCAACAATTAATGTTGATGCAATTACAAGACCAATACCAATGAATTTACGAATCAATTCAACAGGTAGCTTCACAACAAAACGTGGTCCGACATAAGCACCTAAAATTTGTGCTCCAATACATACAAGTAATGTTGTAAGATCGACTTGAATTCCAGAGATGTATGATAATGCCATAACCGCTACGGGTAAAACACATTGTGTATTTAAAGTACCTGGTAAGCGTTTATCATCAACCCATTTTAATTTACGGTATAACACAGTTGAAATCGCAAAGTCTGAAATTCCAAATGTTGATAAGAAGAACATAATAAATGATGAGATTGCAAGACCTACAGTTGGTGCAGGTTCTGCTTTTGTTTCTTCGCGGTGTGCTAATAAATCCATTACAAATTTTACTAAGAAGGCTCCGTTAATTAAAACGATGGCTCCTAAAATCATTCCTAACATATTGTTTTCTCCCTTAGAATAGTGTTTTTATTTTGAGTAAGTCGGGTCCAAATTCTTTCTTCGCTTCTTCATCTAACGCATCAATTAATCTTAAGCAGTATGCATCATGACGTACATTCTCTTTGGCTAAAAACACCATGCTGGGTGCTTTTGTCCACAAGACCTCTACATTTTGTGGCTCAATATGACCAAAGATTAAAGCCTCATCATCCACAACAAGATTAATCCAACGACATCCACGGTTTTCCGCTAACATCGCTTCCTCAAAACCATGAGCGTAAACGTGTTTTAAATCCACATCGTAGTTCTTATCCTTGCTGTAAAGAATCACGACAAGATTTCCAGATCGCGCCTCAAACTGCTTAAGTTCATCATAAATGAGCGGTAAATCTTCTTCCCAAACTTGTAAAAGAACGGTTGATTTCGCATCACTAATCAAACGACGACAGCGGTTAAAGACGTTCTCATAACCCTTTAAACTCCATAACTCCGTTGATTCAATTTTATGACTAAAGCGTTGTAATTCATCCGAAACATCACCAAGACGATCATTCATTTGATATTTAAAGTTATCAATGACCTCTTGTATATCCACAGCACTATAATGCACAGGATCTGTTTGTTTAGAAACCAATACAGCACCCTTATCTCTAAGGCTCTCGAGTATGTTATACACCTTAGATCGGGCTACTCCTGATAATTTACTGGCTTCATATCCCGTCATCGGATTGTTCTGTAAAAGCGTTAAATAAACTTTTGACTCTGATTCTGAAAAGTTTAAACTCTTCAATAATGAAACAGCTTTTTCCATTTGAATCACCTCATTTTTGTAGTAGCTACTTACAGGTACTATTATAAACATCTTCATGAAGTGATGACGACTGTTTCAACACTCAAATACGATAAAATTTATAAATATCTGAATAAAACACTCAAAATACACGTTACTTTGTGAAATTCATAGCAAGGTTCTACAATAAACTTCATAGTTTCTTCACGGACATGCATAAAAAAAACTGGTTTCCCAGTTTATAAATCGTATTCAAATGATTATTTTCGACGTTTCCCAAGATATTTAAGCACAAGCGATACCAAGACACACGCCATCGCAATGTATAGATACCATTGTTGTTTCGTGAAAACCCCAATAAAGACAAAGATTAACGAAGCAATACTTAAAGCGAGGGATGCAATTTCCGTTTTCTCATTCGCTTGTTCTTCTTTCACAGCAGCTTGTTTTAACTGTTTTTTACTTACATGTTCCCCAGGAACACGGTTTTTCTTTTCACGTGATTTACGACCCATGATATGTCCTCCTCATTTAAAGTTACCCATCACATCATATTTACTTGATGATGCATACACTACATTTTAAACACTAAACGACTTTATTTCAATTCATCATGACATAAGAAAAACTACACTGGGTGTAGTTTAATCAGTCATTGCCCATTCCGGTAACACATTCCCACGGCGAACTAAAATTCCTTTTTGATAATCCGTTTGGTTAATAAAACGAATGGTCTCAAGTTCTTCCGCTTCGGTACAACCCCATAATAATTTCACTTCTAAATCTCTCTTTAAAATATCAGCGACAATCATCACAGCATCTGCACTTGAACGTTTTAAACTTCCCTTAAATACCTTGATTTGATCTGTATCTTCAAGATACCCATAGTCAACAGGATACACCATATTCATATACTTAGGATGGTGAGACCCTTTGACTTGAGAAATTACTACATTTGTTGATAATACGAGTGAATCGATTTTCTGCCAAAAATAACCATTGTTTAATAATTCCTGCATGTACATCATCCTTATCTCTCTACTGGTGATATTATAACCTTTGTTTCATAAAATGTAAATATATGATATTTTTCATGAAAAATGTTTACAATTAATCACCCTTTATGCAAACCGTGATTACAATTCCTGCTTCGCCTTGGCGCCTTAACTCCAAAAAAACCACAAATCTTACGATTTATGGTTCTAATTTTAAGAGCGTTTGATTCGCATAATTCGCACGGCATTAAGAACTGCAAGAATGCTTACACCAACATCCGCAATGACGGCCATCCACATTTTCGCTAGTCCTAAACTCCCCAATACAAGCACAAGAATCTTAATAACCATAATCAAGATAATGTTCATGTATGTAATGCGTTGCGTTTTCTTTGCAATGTCAATGGTCTCAAGAATTTGATGCGGGTTGTCATTAACTAATACAACATCAGAATATTCAATTGCGAGATCGTTTCCGACTGCACCCATCGAGAATCCAACATCACTCAGTCCTAATACCGCAGCATCGTTCATACCATCCCCGGCATAAGCCAGGGTTGCATTGCGTTCTGCTTTGATTTTTGAAAATTGTGACACTTTATCTTCAGGAAGTAATTCTCCATAGGCATCATCAATTCCCATATCCTTCGCAACCCGATCCACAACACTTTGACGGTCACCACTTAACATGACACTGAAAATATGACGTTTATGTAAATCTTGGATTAATTGTTTACTGTCTTCACGCAGTGTATCATCCAATTCAATACCACCAATTAGGACATCATTTAAAACCACAAGGACCGAAGTCATGTCACTTTCATAACTGCTTACATCATAGCCTTCTTCTTTGACGTTTTTAAGCGATCCTACAAAAACAGATTCACCATCCCAAAGTCCACGAATTCCTTTACCAAAGACTTCTTTAACTTCAGAAACACGTTCTAAGTTTACAGGTTTGTTGTAGGCACTCACAATCGCTTTCCCAATCGGGTGATTTGAATACGATTCTAAATGAGCAGCAATTTCTAAAACATCATCACGACCTGAAACATGTGTCACGACGAGTTCCCCTTTGGTAAGCGTTCCCGTTTTATCAAAGACAACACCATCGACGGCTGCGAGCGCTTCAATCGATTCGCCACCTTTAATTAAAATACCCGATTTACTTGCGCGACCAATCCCTGCAAAATAACCAAGCGGAATGGACAGAACTAGAGCACAAGGACAACTGATTACCAAGAAGACGAGACCACGATAAATGCCATCATAAGCCACACCTGTTGTGATTCCGACATATAGCATGATAACAAGCGCGAGTACAAATACGATTGGTGTATAAATACGTGAGAATTTCGTCATAAAGATTTCTGTTTTCGCTTTATTATCTGAAGATGCTTCAATCAATGTTAACATCTTCGAGATTGTGGAATTTGAGTATTCTTTCGTCACTTCCACCTCGATTGGCGATGAAAGGTTTATGGATCCGGAAAGAATGGTATCCCCTTCAAAAATATTTTCAGGCATCGACTCACCTGTTAGTGATGACATATCGAATGTTGTATTCCCTGAAACTACAAGACCATCCAAAGGAACTTGATCGGAAGGATTAATACGAATGCGATCACCAACCTGAATCACTTCACAGGCTACAATCTCCTCAACGCCATCCACAAGTTTACGTGCAAACTGCGGGCGTTTATTCAGTAAGGCTTTAATCGAAGCACGGGAATCATCGACAGCTTTATGTTGGAAATACTCACCAACACTATAGAAGACCATAACACCTAATGCCTCACCGTATTCACCAATTGCAAGTGCTCCGAGTGTCGCTACCGACATCAAAACGTTTTCATCAAAAAATTGTTTTCGTGATAAACCACTGACAAATGCTTTGAGTACTGGCCATCCAACTACAAAATATACCGCAATCGTGACTCCATTTAGCCATGGCGCCTCGACAAATAATCGTAGGGCAATGATAAACCCACCCAGCCAAATAAAGGGTGACATCCCTGCATCATCGTGATCATGACCTT is a genomic window of Erysipelothrix amsterdamensis containing:
- a CDS encoding TrmB family transcriptional regulator; the protein is MEKAVSLLKSLNFSESESKVYLTLLQNNPMTGYEASKLSGVARSKVYNILESLRDKGAVLVSKQTDPVHYSAVDIQEVIDNFKYQMNDRLGDVSDELQRFSHKIESTELWSLKGYENVFNRCRRLISDAKSTVLLQVWEEDLPLIYDELKQFEARSGNLVVILYSKDKNYDVDLKHVYAHGFEEAMLAENRGCRWINLVVDDEALIFGHIEPQNVEVLWTKAPSMVFLAKENVRHDAYCLRLIDALDEEAKKEFGPDLLKIKTLF
- a CDS encoding ornithine cyclodeaminase family protein; translation: MLVISKSDIENIFSMKEAIEADKEALRMYTEGGTTVPLRTNIDAKNGQNLFMPAYVSELNTTGIKIVSVFPNNPSLGKPAVPAQMVLLDGETGEVCAMIDGTYLTQLRTGAVQGAATDYLACADAKEAVLIGAGGQAESQLEAMLVVRDLDRVGVVDLNREFAEKFVARMNEKFASYNTEIYLVEDVDAAISNADIITAVTTSKRPVFDGSLVKPGAHVNGVGAYTSEMKEVPVEAIAKADVVVVDTFDGVFAEAGDVLSALEQNLKTKEDFVEMGTLALDGSKGRQRDDQITFFKSVGTAVLDVVVAHKIYEKARELGIGTEI
- a CDS encoding sulfite exporter TauE/SafE family protein, with the translated sequence MLGMILGAIVLINGAFLVKFVMDLLAHREETKAEPAPTVGLAISSFIMFFLSTFGISDFAISTVLYRKLKWVDDKRLPGTLNTQCVLPVAVMALSYISGIQVDLTTLLVCIGAQILGAYVGPRFVVKLPVELIRKFIGIGLVIASTLIVAGKMNIIPSGGTATGLYGVKLVVTAILIFIFGALNNIGIGSYALTMVTVYGMGLNPGVAFPIMMGAATFSVPVGSMQFIKFGEYSRKITLFTSTLGVLGVLIAVFLVKSLDVSMLQWLVAGILLYSGASMIYEEFFKSKKLVEAN
- a CDS encoding heavy metal translocating P-type ATPase, with the protein product MKTIKEVKFELDGLHCADCAGKIERELQKQDYIEDARVDVVLGKAKIKIKEGIDVDDEFVKNVTNSIQSIENIGVALEGGLQDHSKDDHEGHDHDDAGMSPFIWLGGFIIALRLFVEAPWLNGVTIAVYFVVGWPVLKAFVSGLSRKQFFDENVLMSVATLGALAIGEYGEALGVMVFYSVGEYFQHKAVDDSRASIKALLNKRPQFARKLVDGVEEIVACEVIQVGDRIRINPSDQVPLDGLVVSGNTTFDMSSLTGESMPENIFEGDTILSGSINLSSPIEVEVTKEYSNSTISKMLTLIEASSDNKAKTEIFMTKFSRIYTPIVFVLALVIMLYVGITTGVAYDGIYRGLVFLVISCPCALVLSIPLGYFAGIGRASKSGILIKGGESIEALAAVDGVVFDKTGTLTKGELVVTHVSGRDDVLEIAAHLESYSNHPIGKAIVSAYNKPVNLERVSEVKEVFGKGIRGLWDGESVFVGSLKNVKEEGYDVSSYESDMTSVLVVLNDVLIGGIELDDTLREDSKQLIQDLHKRHIFSVMLSGDRQSVVDRVAKDMGIDDAYGELLPEDKVSQFSKIKAERNATLAYAGDGMNDAAVLGLSDVGFSMGAVGNDLAIEYSDVVLVNDNPHQILETIDIAKKTQRITYMNIILIMVIKILVLVLGSLGLAKMWMAVIADVGVSILAVLNAVRIMRIKRS
- a CDS encoding Cof-type HAD-IIB family hydrolase, which translates into the protein METKKIKLAIFDIDDTLIKRGKVKIETTAVQAINDLKAKGIEVMIATGRAFYFIHDDIHETINPDYYVTINGACVYDHNKDVIFNVPMVRSEVNAIIDYCNHHDIGLAMKMQQDMRVYRNLEIFQTVYMQGSEKQDILVDYSDAKSIEEGDEVPMGLFLMGDESLIEASKALCPDGHYAKAYADAYDIYSNRAGKIAGIKIVLDRLGLTWDEVIAFGDAANDLTMLEMAAIGVAMGNAPEHVKEAADYVTTDILDNGIYNAIHTLF